The following proteins are co-located in the Paenibacillus sp. JNUCC32 genome:
- a CDS encoding DegT/DnrJ/EryC1/StrS family aminotransferase, with product MEALAIHGGEPVKTGPFGTGKRFGEEEAAHLLEALEQNTLFYHFGTKVKQFLTDFNAMYGREYSVATSSGTAAIHVALGAAGVSVGDEVITSPITDQGTLIGILYQNAVPVFADLEPYTYNLNPASVEACITPRTKAILVVHLAGYPCDMDPIMEIAEKHGIKVIEDCAQAYLTRYKGRLAGTIGDYGCFSTNDFKHISTGDGGMVLINSGVREDYETAHAFADKNYRRLGTTVDRGTSYIAPNYRMTELQGAVGIAQLKKLPWICGRRQQYGDRLNEGLQGIQGVIPPQVDPEHDCTYWFYMLRLDLGKLTCSREEFCRALEAEGIPNRAGYIPQVCYLQPLFQNRQAYPGSHFPFDGSSVSYEQGRCPVAEAILDTAVQIPMNEFYSPEDIEHIIQAVAKVGAYYAKSHE from the coding sequence GTGGAAGCGTTAGCGATTCATGGGGGAGAGCCGGTCAAGACCGGTCCTTTTGGCACAGGCAAAAGATTCGGGGAAGAGGAGGCCGCGCATCTGCTCGAAGCGCTGGAGCAGAACACGTTGTTTTATCATTTCGGCACCAAGGTTAAACAGTTTTTGACCGATTTCAATGCGATGTACGGCCGGGAATACAGTGTAGCGACATCCTCCGGCACCGCGGCGATTCATGTGGCGCTGGGTGCGGCAGGGGTCTCCGTAGGGGACGAGGTCATTACAAGCCCGATTACGGACCAGGGAACGCTGATCGGCATTCTGTACCAGAATGCGGTCCCCGTGTTTGCCGATCTGGAGCCGTACACTTATAATCTGAATCCGGCCTCGGTCGAGGCCTGTATAACGCCGAGAACGAAAGCGATCCTTGTCGTCCATCTGGCGGGATATCCGTGCGATATGGACCCGATCATGGAAATCGCGGAAAAGCATGGCATCAAGGTCATTGAGGATTGCGCACAGGCTTATCTGACCCGGTATAAGGGGAGGCTGGCCGGCACCATTGGCGATTATGGCTGTTTCAGCACGAACGATTTTAAGCATATATCCACCGGGGACGGGGGCATGGTGCTGATCAATTCGGGAGTGCGCGAGGATTACGAAACCGCTCACGCCTTCGCGGACAAAAACTACCGCCGACTCGGCACCACGGTTGACCGGGGAACCAGCTATATTGCGCCGAATTACCGGATGACCGAGCTGCAGGGAGCCGTCGGTATCGCCCAGCTCAAGAAGCTGCCCTGGATTTGCGGGCGGCGTCAGCAATACGGCGACCGACTCAATGAAGGATTGCAGGGAATCCAGGGCGTCATTCCGCCGCAGGTCGACCCGGAGCATGACTGTACATACTGGTTCTACATGCTGCGCCTTGATCTGGGCAAGCTGACGTGCAGCCGCGAAGAGTTTTGCAGGGCGCTGGAGGCTGAGGGGATCCCCAACCGTGCCGGCTATATCCCGCAGGTATGCTATTTGCAGCCGCTGTTCCAGAACCGGCAGGCTTATCCGGGGAGCCATTTTCCGTTTGACGGCAGCAGCGTCTCTTATGAGCAAGGCCGTTGTCCTGTCGCGGAGGCGATATTAGACACGGCGGTGCAGATTCCGATGAACGAATTCTACTCGCCCGAGGATATTGAGCATATCATTCAGGCGGTTGCCAAGGTGGGCGCCTATTATGCGAAAAGCCATGAATAA
- a CDS encoding alpha/beta hydrolase family protein: MTRFNGEIVPLLEGIHTLEAWMEKESRLKARWLQLLGEPPEPVDYKPRAVADSGGFRVLSVHEEEDHTRQAIMYESPDGDSIPAYLLLPSGKPAAGGFPAVLALHPTTENGKDDVCLASGRANRQYGLELVQRGFAVLAPDSITFGDRIYEGEAPFQTAPFYQRHQAWTAVGKMISDHMAGVDVLSSLPQVNPRRIGVIGHSLGGYNGWFLAGMDKRIKAVVSSCGFTMFRGDPEPNRWGLREWFSHIPSITDTLRSGSLPFEWHEIAALAAPVPMLMWSGTRDPIFPNWREIVTGLGELDGLYDFLGASSAFECWTGHEGHDFPPDIRQRAYAFLEKQLAE, from the coding sequence ATGACTCGCTTTAATGGGGAAATTGTGCCGCTGTTAGAGGGAATCCATACTCTTGAGGCCTGGATGGAGAAGGAGTCCAGGCTGAAAGCACGCTGGCTGCAGCTGCTGGGGGAGCCCCCGGAGCCGGTTGATTATAAGCCGAGAGCCGTCGCAGACAGCGGGGGCTTTCGGGTGCTTTCCGTGCATGAGGAAGAAGATCACACTAGACAGGCGATTATGTACGAATCACCGGACGGGGATTCGATCCCGGCTTATCTGTTGCTCCCTTCAGGAAAGCCTGCTGCAGGAGGATTCCCCGCTGTACTTGCCCTTCACCCGACAACCGAGAATGGAAAAGACGATGTATGTCTGGCTTCCGGACGGGCGAACCGGCAGTATGGTCTAGAGCTGGTACAGCGCGGCTTTGCCGTGCTGGCTCCGGATTCCATCACGTTCGGTGACCGAATCTATGAAGGGGAAGCGCCGTTTCAAACGGCTCCATTCTATCAACGGCACCAGGCCTGGACCGCAGTCGGCAAAATGATCTCCGATCATATGGCGGGGGTCGACGTGCTGTCCTCGCTGCCACAGGTAAATCCACGCCGGATCGGCGTCATCGGCCACTCGCTTGGCGGCTATAACGGCTGGTTTCTGGCGGGAATGGATAAACGCATCAAGGCCGTCGTCTCGAGCTGCGGATTTACGATGTTCCGCGGCGATCCGGAGCCGAACCGCTGGGGCCTTCGGGAATGGTTTTCCCATATCCCATCCATTACGGACACCCTGAGGAGCGGCTCCCTTCCGTTTGAGTGGCATGAAATCGCGGCGCTTGCAGCTCCGGTGCCGATGTTGATGTGGTCCGGAACGCGAGACCCGATTTTTCCGAACTGGAGAGAGATTGTCACGGGACTGGGGGAGCTGGATGGTTTGTATGATTTTCTGGGCGCTTCATCTGCTTTCGAGTGCTGGACCGGTCATGAAGGGCACGATTTTCCGCCGGATATCCGGCAGCGTGCCTATGCTTTTCTTGAAAAACAGCTTGCCGAGTAA
- a CDS encoding extracellular solute-binding protein, whose translation MLRRRNEFHERYERFVQELRNEIVAGVLQPGEFILPENTLSQKYEMSRVSIRKALDELVNEGLIEKIAGKGNRVKVPDEDRTPVVLRLAWFSSSYEIPIIEKMIEAFERKHPFVQVEMVLYSEDFYTETIIRSIEDGQGPDLFIMSDQHFREWTESGRTNLLTGYVPPRLMEEGVSYPRVFELFNHEGGMLAAPFVFSPVVICYNRSIFRQHGLSHPVSLGDWQQLLEAAKASTSAPNEDGMTDHYGFCFSSSPNRWPVFLLQNDGSIMAADRSRSTMADERNIEALEFCVSLMYKEHVSPIFSHGSSHLAESLFMKERVAMIMSTYYFMNEFRDHSIDWDVMTLPKGTKPATILLGGGLSINAASSHRNIAEKLVDFMTGEEAQKLLKQYGCTIPVLRSVAEDDSLLNPDIHPQHYNRYLEVLPHAYPLHILNMNQSEILTLLDELNLLWAGMETPADTCTRIEQLFNSRLGLKGAGTGMEK comes from the coding sequence TTGTTGCGTAGAAGAAATGAATTTCATGAGCGTTATGAACGCTTTGTCCAGGAATTGAGGAATGAAATCGTTGCCGGTGTTCTTCAGCCGGGTGAATTTATTTTGCCGGAAAACACGCTTAGCCAAAAATACGAAATGAGCCGGGTATCAATCCGGAAGGCGCTGGATGAGCTGGTGAACGAAGGATTGATCGAGAAAATCGCGGGCAAGGGCAACCGGGTGAAGGTGCCGGATGAGGACAGAACGCCTGTCGTGCTGAGACTCGCCTGGTTCTCTTCTTCCTATGAGATTCCGATTATCGAAAAAATGATCGAGGCGTTCGAGCGGAAGCATCCGTTCGTTCAGGTGGAGATGGTGCTGTATTCCGAGGATTTCTACACCGAAACCATCATCCGGTCCATTGAGGACGGTCAAGGGCCTGATCTGTTTATTATGTCGGATCAGCATTTCCGGGAATGGACCGAAAGCGGGCGCACGAATCTGCTGACAGGGTATGTTCCTCCCCGTCTGATGGAGGAAGGGGTCAGCTATCCGCGGGTCTTCGAGCTGTTCAATCATGAAGGCGGCATGCTCGCGGCGCCGTTTGTGTTCTCGCCGGTAGTCATCTGTTATAACCGATCGATCTTCCGTCAGCACGGCCTGTCTCACCCCGTCAGTCTTGGCGACTGGCAGCAGTTGCTGGAGGCGGCCAAAGCCAGCACATCGGCCCCGAACGAAGACGGTATGACCGATCATTACGGGTTCTGCTTCTCTTCGTCCCCCAACCGCTGGCCGGTCTTCCTGCTTCAAAATGACGGCAGCATCATGGCTGCAGACCGCAGCCGGAGCACGATGGCGGACGAACGGAACATCGAAGCGCTGGAGTTTTGCGTATCGCTGATGTACAAGGAACATGTGTCGCCGATCTTTTCCCATGGCAGCAGCCATTTAGCCGAAAGCTTGTTTATGAAGGAACGGGTTGCGATGATCATGTCCACTTATTATTTCATGAATGAATTCCGCGACCATTCCATCGACTGGGATGTGATGACCTTGCCGAAAGGGACCAAGCCCGCCACTATACTGCTAGGCGGGGGTCTGTCGATCAACGCTGCGAGCAGTCATCGGAACATCGCCGAAAAACTCGTGGATTTTATGACGGGCGAGGAAGCACAGAAACTGCTGAAACAGTACGGGTGCACCATTCCGGTGTTACGGTCTGTTGCCGAGGATGACAGCCTGCTGAATCCGGACATTCATCCGCAGCACTATAACCGTTATCTCGAGGTGCTGCCGCATGCTTACCCGCTGCATATCCTCAACATGAACCAATCTGAGATATTGACGCTGCTGGATGAACTGAATCTGCTGTGGGCCGGCATGGAAACCCCGGCGGATACCTGCACCCGGATCGAGCAACTCTTCAACTCCCGGCTGGGCTTGAAGGGCGCCGGTACCGGGATGGAGAAGTGA
- a CDS encoding helix-turn-helix transcriptional regulator gives MEKVERLISIIMILLKKDIVSTKEFAQLFNVSKRTILRDMETLSLSNIPIYSVHGIHGGYGIMDEYKVDKRLLNSSDLENILTALGGLEQILISEEVEITIKKMEAMVHPMSLKGSVRLSFYDWEGRSEILQTLKTCQESIIGKKLISFDYIDKNGMITNRIVEPYQLHFSETSWYLKGFCLHRQSYRTFKLSRIDNLNMNEEAFNPRDYALEQDAASYQPQLVAIKALIAPGIKDQFIERYGRKSIESHSSEYYLATIQIPQNPIGFQFLASFGTNLEIVEPKSYVEEFRNYLLKMVDKYS, from the coding sequence ATGGAGAAGGTTGAGAGATTAATATCTATAATCATGATTTTGCTGAAAAAAGATATTGTTTCAACAAAAGAATTCGCACAATTATTTAACGTTTCCAAAAGAACGATTCTTCGCGATATGGAAACACTGAGTTTATCCAACATTCCCATCTATTCTGTTCATGGAATTCATGGCGGATACGGTATTATGGACGAATACAAGGTGGATAAGCGACTTTTAAACAGCTCCGACCTAGAAAATATATTGACTGCGCTCGGCGGATTGGAACAAATTCTAATTAGCGAGGAAGTTGAAATCACGATTAAAAAAATGGAGGCCATGGTTCACCCCATGTCACTGAAAGGTTCAGTCCGTTTATCATTTTATGATTGGGAGGGTCGGTCCGAAATTCTTCAAACCTTGAAGACATGCCAAGAATCGATCATAGGGAAAAAGTTGATTTCATTTGATTATATAGATAAAAATGGCATGATAACGAATCGAATCGTCGAGCCGTATCAGCTTCATTTTAGCGAAACGAGTTGGTATTTGAAGGGATTCTGTTTACATCGCCAGAGCTATAGAACATTTAAATTATCCAGGATCGATAATCTCAATATGAATGAAGAAGCCTTTAACCCGAGAGATTATGCATTAGAACAAGACGCTGCCAGTTATCAGCCGCAACTAGTCGCCATTAAAGCGTTGATTGCGCCCGGCATAAAAGATCAGTTTATTGAAAGGTACGGTCGAAAGAGTATTGAAAGCCACAGTTCTGAATATTACCTGGCTACCATCCAAATTCCTCAGAACCCTATTGGATTTCAATTTTTAGCAAGTTTCGGTACAAATCTAGAAATCGTAGAACCGAAATCATACGTGGAGGAGTTTCGCAATTATTTGCTTAAAATGGTCGATAAATATTCTTGA
- a CDS encoding VOC family protein — MSAIAYLNFDGIAEEAIEFYSEALQANEVKKVKFKDFPQDPNYPLPDNELNMIMESSVEFAGGKIMMSDILPSMKQVTGELVKGNSILISLVMEDQQALEEYFNQLSVGGHVVMPLSNTPWSSCFGLLVDKFGVAWKFNRDADRFLDKVISNKQ, encoded by the coding sequence ATGTCAGCTATTGCATATTTGAACTTTGATGGAATCGCCGAAGAAGCGATTGAATTTTATTCGGAGGCTTTACAGGCGAACGAGGTAAAAAAAGTGAAATTTAAGGATTTTCCGCAGGATCCAAACTATCCATTGCCAGACAATGAACTCAATATGATCATGGAGTCCTCGGTTGAATTTGCAGGCGGAAAAATCATGATGTCGGATATTTTGCCTTCCATGAAGCAGGTAACGGGTGAGTTGGTGAAAGGAAACAGCATACTTATTAGTCTAGTCATGGAGGATCAACAAGCATTGGAAGAATACTTTAACCAATTGTCTGTTGGCGGCCATGTTGTGATGCCGTTATCCAATACTCCTTGGTCTTCGTGCTTTGGATTGCTGGTTGATAAATTCGGAGTTGCCTGGAAATTTAATCGTGACGCAGATCGCTTCCTGGATAAAGTCATTTCAAACAAACAGTAA
- a CDS encoding YdeI/OmpD-associated family protein, translating into MKIEHVIPAESREDLRIWLQNHGKTEKSCWVLVSMTPTPDMLLYLDVVEEALCFGWIDGIKKKMSETELAQRLSPRSKKSSWTELNKERVRRLEKLGFMSDEGRRVLPDMDPGSFRIEGVIEQRLKEEKLVFENFVAFPDLYKRVRIDTIQSYKNQPELFKSRLDKFISNTRENKMYGQWNDHGRLLEY; encoded by the coding sequence ATGAAAATTGAGCATGTCATTCCAGCAGAATCGAGAGAGGATTTAAGGATTTGGCTGCAGAACCATGGCAAGACCGAGAAGTCTTGCTGGGTATTGGTTAGTATGACGCCAACCCCTGATATGTTGTTATATTTGGACGTCGTTGAGGAAGCTTTATGCTTTGGATGGATTGACGGCATTAAAAAGAAAATGTCCGAAACCGAGCTGGCCCAGAGACTGTCTCCTAGAAGCAAAAAAAGCTCATGGACCGAATTGAATAAAGAACGTGTCCGCCGCCTCGAAAAGTTGGGCTTCATGAGTGACGAAGGCAGAAGAGTTCTTCCTGACATGGATCCCGGTTCTTTCAGAATAGAGGGGGTCATAGAACAAAGGCTAAAGGAGGAAAAACTAGTATTTGAGAATTTCGTGGCATTTCCGGATCTTTATAAAAGAGTTCGGATTGATACAATACAAAGCTATAAGAATCAGCCGGAATTATTCAAGAGCAGATTAGACAAATTCATATCCAACACAAGAGAAAACAAAATGTACGGTCAATGGAACGATCATGGCCGTCTGCTAGAGTATTAA
- a CDS encoding isocitrate lyase/PEP mutase family protein gives MDMTKQLEKLTAFKKLHSNFFILPNAWDAASAKTFEKCGFKAIGTTSAGIAVSHGYADRNMPFDRMLNTVRRIVQTVDIPVTVDMEDGYGQTPDEVAESVKQVIKAGATGINIEDSSMDRQAPLHDILLQQNKLAVIRGLGNAMGYPLFINARIDAYWIKSMPPAGRLGETIKRAHAYLEAGADCIFVPGIQEISDIQTLRHEISCPINVLAGPGMPSANELEALGIQRISTGSGPFRAAISLLHRMGHEILEEGTFEHMTLGVLSYDDLSEKQPW, from the coding sequence ATGGACATGACAAAACAGCTTGAAAAGCTTACCGCCTTTAAAAAGCTTCACTCTAATTTCTTTATTTTGCCCAATGCATGGGATGCTGCAAGCGCGAAGACTTTCGAGAAGTGCGGCTTCAAGGCCATTGGCACGACAAGTGCCGGCATAGCGGTCTCCCATGGGTACGCGGATCGGAATATGCCCTTCGACAGGATGCTGAATACGGTCCGCAGGATTGTGCAAACGGTGGATATTCCGGTTACCGTGGATATGGAAGACGGGTATGGACAGACGCCTGATGAAGTCGCAGAATCGGTTAAGCAGGTGATCAAGGCAGGCGCGACGGGGATTAACATAGAAGACAGCAGCATGGATCGACAAGCGCCGCTGCATGATATTTTGCTCCAGCAAAACAAATTAGCCGTGATCCGAGGGCTGGGGAATGCCATGGGGTATCCTCTCTTTATCAATGCACGTATCGATGCTTACTGGATCAAGTCTATGCCGCCTGCAGGGAGGCTTGGAGAGACGATCAAGCGGGCCCATGCCTACCTGGAAGCCGGGGCAGATTGTATTTTTGTCCCCGGAATCCAGGAAATCTCCGACATCCAAACACTGCGCCATGAAATAAGCTGTCCGATAAATGTATTGGCCGGGCCGGGAATGCCTTCTGCAAATGAACTTGAAGCGCTAGGAATTCAGCGTATCAGCACCGGCTCAGGACCTTTTCGCGCCGCAATATCGCTTCTGCATCGCATGGGCCATGAAATTTTGGAGGAGGGAACTTTTGAGCACATGACTTTGGGAGTCCTTTCTTACGACGATTTATCGGAAAAGCAGCCTTGGTAG
- a CDS encoding family 16 glycoside hydrolase, with the protein MLTITRKAVSLLVVLAVMITGFSPRTADAVEIDSYSISSMDMTDAADPASLAQTAAAPATIQNYPMPSIYTASSVFSLKANNEAIPVISYLADYDYAQFSFSGTVRIEVTNNVPITSYSISPQAKNIEGTVNGNKLTFYLSSSTYVIVKINDQRKKIVIAADPLETDIPPSTGAGIYNVTQSPYHADNTGTTLASGAIQQAIDDAHQAGGGVVFIPAGVYKSGNLTLKSNVTFYLAGGAVIVGTGKGEDYVIDFRKDSRNADGTYFIRTAVDSTNITIRGRGTIDGKGIAMRERKMPAPNKNEGFLNNLLVPIATSNFTFDGLILRDGGFWSFMVVRSDNVTINNLKGFQDLYKIENDVIDINESQNVLVQHSIAISDDDTYSTKTWLQTGMSKDWPGELEHLENVVFDDAFAWTRCAAFKIGMGVAQPQIGVTIRNSYVYQSARALLIDHGYQLNTLPEEGYAQNITFENIDIERVGINQFGNYWLGVSTSTSGDVSNVVVKNIHVRETGTQKSRISGNATKGGRVNGVTFTDVYVGGKLATNLDDLNVTVNNNVYGIVFANSKPPLFSDNFEDGNTAGWTSMSGGWTVPTVGTNHVLSSGNQTTTSLITANSGGSWTDYVYEARLRMPITNANAGMVFRVQDANNYYMYRIHSSNQQLELFKSVNGQLTLVNSTPFTAIEKQWYKVKAVMQGNTISCYVDGELKMEWTNPVTELTAGGIGFRTTSAGVHFDDAVVSLLNKAPEEIALSHNSVIENTTAGGMVGSFSTSDPDAEETFAYMLIAGAGDVDNDSFTISDNKLFLAVTPDYETKDSYSIRVRSTDSGGLYVEKTFTIHVMDVNEPPVNPDPTVIRFSDDFEDGNAGGWTSVSGSWDVTTDGTKALIQNQAAAAVIAAGDSWTDYTYEAKAKMPITNANAGILFRVQDAGNFYMFRIHSAAQKLELYKSVDNVMTLVSSTPFTAQANQWYTMKASIDGNTIKGYVDGELKVEWTNPETELTAGKIGFRTTSAGVAFDDAVVLASGPI; encoded by the coding sequence ATGCTTACCATTACAAGAAAAGCAGTTAGTTTGTTGGTCGTGCTTGCCGTAATGATCACAGGATTCTCACCCCGAACTGCGGACGCTGTAGAAATCGATAGCTATTCAATTTCTTCAATGGATATGACGGATGCCGCTGATCCGGCATCTTTGGCACAGACCGCCGCTGCTCCGGCCACGATACAAAATTACCCGATGCCATCCATCTATACCGCATCCAGCGTGTTTTCGTTGAAAGCGAATAACGAAGCGATTCCTGTAATCAGTTATCTGGCTGATTATGATTATGCTCAATTTTCCTTTTCCGGCACGGTCCGTATCGAAGTTACCAACAATGTGCCGATTACATCATACTCCATCAGTCCTCAGGCTAAAAATATCGAAGGCACGGTCAACGGGAACAAGCTAACGTTCTATCTTTCATCCTCTACCTATGTCATCGTGAAAATCAATGACCAGAGGAAGAAGATTGTTATCGCAGCAGATCCCTTGGAGACGGATATTCCCCCGTCCACAGGTGCCGGGATTTATAATGTGACGCAGTCGCCATACCACGCGGATAACACGGGTACAACGCTGGCATCGGGTGCGATTCAGCAGGCGATCGATGACGCCCATCAAGCCGGCGGCGGCGTTGTATTCATTCCGGCCGGTGTTTATAAGAGCGGGAACCTGACATTAAAAAGCAACGTAACCTTTTACCTGGCCGGCGGCGCCGTCATTGTCGGCACGGGCAAGGGGGAAGACTACGTGATTGATTTTCGCAAGGATTCACGAAACGCGGATGGAACGTATTTTATTCGTACTGCCGTAGATTCCACCAATATTACGATACGGGGACGGGGAACCATTGATGGAAAAGGCATTGCGATGCGAGAGCGAAAGATGCCGGCGCCGAATAAGAATGAAGGGTTCCTCAATAACCTGCTCGTTCCGATCGCAACATCCAATTTTACTTTTGACGGTCTAATATTGCGGGATGGCGGTTTTTGGTCGTTTATGGTGGTACGTTCCGACAATGTGACCATAAACAATCTTAAGGGATTCCAGGATTTATACAAAATCGAGAATGACGTTATCGATATCAATGAGAGTCAGAACGTGCTTGTTCAACATTCGATTGCCATCTCGGATGATGACACGTATTCCACTAAAACCTGGCTGCAGACGGGGATGTCCAAAGACTGGCCGGGCGAGCTTGAACATTTGGAGAATGTGGTCTTTGATGACGCTTTTGCATGGACAAGATGCGCGGCTTTCAAGATTGGCATGGGTGTAGCCCAGCCGCAAATCGGCGTAACCATCCGAAATTCGTATGTGTATCAAAGCGCCCGAGCATTGCTTATTGATCATGGATACCAACTGAATACCCTCCCGGAGGAAGGTTACGCCCAAAATATTACGTTTGAAAATATCGACATCGAACGCGTCGGCATCAATCAATTCGGGAACTATTGGCTTGGAGTGTCCACCAGCACTTCCGGCGATGTAAGCAATGTTGTAGTCAAGAACATCCATGTTCGCGAGACCGGCACCCAGAAATCCAGAATTTCCGGGAATGCCACGAAAGGCGGAAGGGTTAACGGCGTCACGTTCACGGATGTTTATGTTGGAGGCAAGCTTGCAACAAACCTGGACGACTTGAATGTTACCGTTAATAACAATGTATATGGTATCGTTTTTGCCAATTCCAAGCCGCCGCTATTCAGCGACAATTTCGAAGACGGAAATACGGCGGGGTGGACGTCGATGTCCGGCGGCTGGACCGTCCCGACAGTCGGCACGAATCACGTGCTGTCCAGCGGGAATCAGACAACCACCTCCCTGATTACCGCTAATAGCGGGGGTTCATGGACGGATTACGTTTATGAAGCCAGATTAAGAATGCCCATCACCAATGCCAACGCGGGCATGGTCTTCAGGGTGCAGGATGCAAACAATTATTATATGTATCGCATTCATTCATCGAATCAACAGCTGGAGTTGTTCAAATCCGTAAATGGACAGCTGACGCTAGTAAACAGTACGCCGTTCACGGCCATTGAGAAACAGTGGTATAAGGTTAAGGCGGTTATGCAAGGGAACACGATTTCCTGTTACGTGGATGGAGAATTAAAGATGGAATGGACCAATCCTGTAACCGAATTGACGGCTGGGGGGATCGGATTCCGGACCACATCGGCGGGCGTCCATTTTGACGATGCCGTGGTTAGTCTCCTCAATAAAGCGCCTGAGGAGATTGCTCTTTCACACAACAGTGTTATTGAAAACACGACGGCGGGAGGCATGGTCGGAAGCTTTTCCACCAGCGACCCTGATGCGGAAGAAACATTTGCTTATATGCTGATAGCAGGGGCAGGGGATGTGGACAACGACAGCTTCACCATTTCGGACAATAAGTTGTTTCTAGCCGTAACGCCTGATTACGAAACCAAGGATAGCTACAGCATCCGGGTCAGGAGTACAGACTCAGGCGGACTGTATGTTGAGAAGACCTTTACGATCCATGTCATGGACGTGAATGAACCTCCCGTGAATCCGGATCCTACGGTCATCCGATTCAGCGACGATTTCGAAGATGGAAATGCCGGAGGATGGACGTCTGTTTCAGGTTCCTGGGATGTAACAACTGACGGCACAAAAGCCTTGATTCAGAATCAAGCTGCTGCTGCAGTCATTGCTGCCGGCGATTCGTGGACGGATTATACGTATGAAGCCAAAGCGAAAATGCCCATTACCAATGCCAACGCAGGCATTCTCTTTAGGGTACAGGATGCGGGTAATTTCTATATGTTCCGAATCCATTCCGCAGCCCAAAAGCTGGAGTTGTACAAATCCGTGGACAACGTCATGACTCTTGTATCCAGTACCCCGTTTACAGCTCAGGCGAACCAGTGGTATACGATGAAGGCTTCCATTGATGGGAACACAATAAAAGGTTATGTGGATGGAGAATTAAAAGTGGAATGGACCAATCCCGAGACGGAATTGACTGCAGGAAAAATAGGATTTCGGACCACTTCGGCAGGCGTCGCTTTTGATGATGCCGTGGTACTGGCATCTGGTCCGATCTAA